Proteins encoded together in one Catellatospora citrea window:
- a CDS encoding ABC transporter substrate-binding protein yields MLFRSALTRAAALTVAAVLGTTALSACGGTEQATVDNPYHLLQPGVLRAGTLTDAPPNVYLKDGKFTGFDNDLLTAAAAKIGLKVEFVGTDFSALLSQVATGKFDIGSSSITITEARKKTVDFGNGYDFGYFGLDVPTGSTITGFDQLKGKRVVVVQGTVQDDYATKEGLDPVRVPDYNGAINQLKARTADAWISPAEIGDKSAADSGGKITVAAKQLSPAPTAYAFAHDSDALREALNKALDEVIADGTWKRLQDQYYPGRPIPADFKPGSGTVTTS; encoded by the coding sequence GTGCTGTTCCGCTCTGCCCTGACCCGGGCTGCCGCCCTCACCGTCGCCGCTGTCCTCGGTACCACCGCGCTGAGCGCCTGCGGTGGCACCGAGCAGGCCACGGTCGACAACCCGTACCACCTCCTCCAGCCGGGAGTACTGCGCGCCGGCACACTCACCGACGCGCCGCCGAACGTCTACCTCAAGGACGGCAAGTTCACCGGCTTCGATAACGACCTGCTGACCGCGGCCGCCGCGAAGATCGGGCTGAAGGTGGAGTTCGTCGGCACCGACTTCTCCGCCCTGCTGTCCCAGGTCGCCACCGGCAAGTTCGACATCGGCAGCTCGTCGATCACCATCACCGAGGCGCGGAAGAAGACCGTCGACTTCGGCAACGGCTACGACTTCGGCTACTTCGGCCTCGACGTCCCGACCGGATCGACCATCACCGGTTTCGACCAGCTCAAGGGGAAGCGGGTGGTCGTCGTGCAGGGCACCGTCCAGGACGACTACGCCACCAAGGAAGGGCTCGACCCCGTCCGCGTGCCCGACTACAACGGCGCGATCAACCAGCTCAAGGCCCGCACCGCGGACGCGTGGATCTCCCCGGCCGAGATCGGCGACAAGTCGGCCGCCGACAGCGGCGGGAAGATCACGGTGGCGGCCAAGCAGCTCAGCCCGGCCCCGACCGCGTATGCCTTCGCCCACGACAGCGACGCGCTGCGCGAGGCCCTGAACAAGGCGCTCGACGAGGTGATCGCCGACGGCACCTGGAAGCGTCTGCAGGACCAGTACTACCCGGGCCGGCCCATCCCTGCCGACTTCAAGCCCGGCAGCGGCACCGTCACGACCAGCTGA
- a CDS encoding ABC transporter ATP-binding protein encodes MSTTNEMTPPDLATLQARAAQRAADRAGGADRLRGHLVCDGLVRIYKTEGVEVVALQGLDLVVDRGELLAIVGASGSGKSTLLNILSGLDVPTAGIARVGDYDLLTMKAGRRLSYRRRMVGFVWQQTGRNLLPYLTALENVLTPMKLAGTRSGRAARQRAYELLEMVGVGYCADRRPDQMSGGEQQRVAVALAVANDPEVLFADEPTGELDESTAADVFTALQTINAELGVTVVVVTHDPNVSTQVRRTVAIRDGRLASEVRRSARATADGGTELVSEEYAVLDRAGRMQLPSSFVQELELKDRVKLNLESDHVEVRRG; translated from the coding sequence ATGTCGACGACGAATGAGATGACCCCGCCGGATCTGGCCACGCTGCAGGCACGTGCCGCGCAGCGGGCCGCGGACCGGGCCGGTGGTGCGGATCGGCTGCGCGGGCACCTGGTCTGCGACGGGCTGGTGCGCATCTACAAGACCGAGGGCGTCGAGGTGGTCGCGCTGCAGGGCCTGGACCTGGTGGTGGACCGCGGTGAGCTGCTGGCCATCGTCGGCGCGTCGGGCTCGGGCAAGTCGACGCTGCTGAACATCCTGTCCGGGCTGGACGTGCCGACGGCGGGTATCGCCCGGGTGGGTGACTACGACCTGCTCACCATGAAGGCGGGGCGGCGGCTGTCGTACCGGCGGCGCATGGTCGGGTTCGTGTGGCAGCAGACCGGCCGCAACCTGCTGCCGTATCTGACCGCGCTGGAGAACGTGCTCACCCCGATGAAGCTGGCGGGCACGCGGTCCGGGCGGGCGGCCCGGCAGCGGGCGTATGAGCTGCTGGAGATGGTCGGGGTCGGGTACTGCGCGGACCGGCGGCCGGATCAGATGTCCGGTGGTGAGCAGCAGCGTGTCGCGGTGGCTTTGGCGGTGGCCAACGACCCCGAGGTGCTGTTCGCCGACGAGCCGACCGGTGAGCTGGACGAGTCGACGGCGGCGGACGTGTTCACCGCGTTGCAGACCATCAACGCCGAGCTGGGCGTGACCGTGGTGGTGGTGACCCACGACCCGAACGTGTCCACGCAGGTGCGCCGTACCGTGGCCATCCGTGACGGGCGGTTGGCCTCGGAGGTGCGCCGCAGCGCGCGGGCCACCGCCGACGGTGGCACGGAGCTGGTCAGCGAGGAGTACGCGGTGCTGGACCGGGCGGGCCGGATGCAGTTGCCGTCGTCGTTCGTGCAGGAACTGGAACTCAAGGACCGGGTGAAGCTGAACCTGGAGTCCGACCATGTGGAGGTGCGCCGTGGCTGA
- a CDS encoding FtsX-like permease family protein yields MLVRRHAYSARGLLFAAAAAALISTTLLAALAAYGEVVVDAGRRAAVATAPADERAVQVRLPSRVNGGNVWSVSEDDVDKDRLLAQWSTTDTKLRQTFADRFDDDGLVVSAAGYATGIRFAGDTGKAVPDSDGNVYARVMFLDRLAEHTRLVSGTWPAAGASPRQIVVGEAAAQSLGLRAGSVVPLANGVTKRLEKVIVSGVFAVLHTDDPYWLLAPEAVQGVEAGRNTYGPLVLNQEDFFDGWAQLGTNGWVVTTDLSRAGPSELASAAAVARTLSEVPKDLGYDNGGQAFTGLDRLVDRIQQASLVGRSDLLMPVLLIAILGGYVLFLLAARLTEGRRQQAALLRARGASRAQLAGLAAGEALLVAVPAAVLAPLLAAPLLGLVSQLPVVSAVGLKLEAGIAPVSVTVAVASGVGCALAMLLPALRGGGTYAAELAAVSRPSRAAVAQRTGLDIALVGFAVLAWFQLQQYTSPLLGNGSGLGIDPMLTAAGPLGVLAGAVVALRLFPLLTRLLERVADRRPWFAAQLAVWQAGRRPHAGPVLLLALSVAVSTLAWTLAATVERSQVDQADQATGADLRLSAVAGALQPLQGDQIAALPGVVRAVPGWQTSVRIGEHATVTSVVAVDAAASGGLLRLRGDLGDVRTLLADVAAAGQRMPGIDLPVGTVTLGGAVDVTVADKKWGDDPRTATAVWFTDEHGVSYTRRLQAGRTSNEFTVSVPPGLGMRLTGFSVDGPGLPIRTLIRWTLTGLAAVNASGEAVPLNLDARSEKWSMPAEDPAYTVATYDDRIQVDAWVGSMTSAYFNGAKPRFMVTLRRQAPERVTVPALATPGALAALHTQAGQALDVPLWFGSVRIRIVGVAQALPGRAESSALLLDMPSLGAHFQRTGLRPPDVDEWWVATDPDRHAQAAAAAALLPRVRITDRRALAALAGQNPFGVGGRVALFIAAFGAIGLALVGIAVDVRATARRRVSESAVLSTLGVGPGLLARALMIEQAFLAGLGVVVGLLVGLLVARTTGPLVILTPSASRPVPPALTTTDWLPVLGTAAVLLALTLVMAGLVATTMRQRLAAAQLRIGADR; encoded by the coding sequence ATGCTGGTTCGTCGGCATGCATACAGCGCCAGAGGTTTGCTGTTCGCCGCCGCAGCAGCGGCGCTGATCTCGACCACGCTGCTGGCCGCGCTGGCCGCCTACGGCGAAGTGGTGGTCGACGCAGGTCGCCGGGCCGCTGTCGCAACAGCCCCCGCGGATGAGCGTGCCGTGCAGGTGCGCCTGCCGTCCCGGGTCAACGGCGGCAATGTCTGGAGCGTCTCCGAGGATGATGTCGACAAGGATCGTCTGCTTGCGCAGTGGTCGACCACCGACACCAAGCTGCGTCAGACTTTCGCCGACCGCTTCGACGACGACGGCCTGGTCGTCAGCGCTGCCGGATACGCGACCGGCATACGGTTCGCGGGGGACACAGGCAAGGCCGTGCCTGACAGCGACGGCAACGTATACGCACGGGTCATGTTCCTCGACCGGCTTGCTGAGCACACTCGTTTGGTATCCGGAACCTGGCCGGCGGCCGGTGCCAGCCCACGGCAGATCGTAGTCGGCGAGGCGGCAGCGCAGAGTCTTGGCCTGCGCGCCGGATCAGTGGTGCCACTGGCCAACGGTGTCACCAAACGCCTGGAAAAGGTCATCGTCAGCGGGGTCTTCGCCGTGCTCCACACCGACGATCCGTACTGGCTGCTCGCGCCCGAGGCTGTCCAGGGCGTCGAAGCCGGCCGCAACACGTACGGTCCGCTTGTGCTCAACCAGGAAGACTTCTTCGACGGCTGGGCTCAACTCGGCACCAACGGATGGGTGGTGACCACGGACCTTTCCCGAGCCGGGCCCTCCGAGCTGGCGTCCGCCGCCGCCGTCGCACGGACGTTGAGTGAGGTGCCCAAGGACCTCGGCTATGACAACGGCGGCCAGGCCTTTACCGGATTGGATCGGTTGGTCGATCGGATCCAGCAGGCCAGCCTTGTCGGTCGATCCGATCTGCTGATGCCGGTGCTGCTCATCGCGATTCTCGGCGGCTACGTTCTGTTCCTGCTGGCCGCGAGGTTGACCGAGGGTCGCCGCCAGCAGGCCGCGCTGCTGCGCGCCCGTGGCGCGTCGCGCGCCCAGCTCGCCGGACTGGCGGCCGGTGAGGCCCTGCTGGTCGCCGTACCCGCCGCTGTGCTCGCCCCGTTGCTGGCCGCGCCGCTGCTGGGCCTTGTTTCACAGCTGCCCGTGGTGAGTGCGGTCGGGCTGAAGCTGGAGGCCGGGATCGCGCCGGTCTCCGTAACCGTGGCGGTCGCCTCCGGGGTGGGCTGCGCACTGGCGATGCTGCTGCCCGCGTTGCGCGGCGGCGGCACCTACGCGGCGGAACTCGCTGCGGTGTCACGGCCCAGCCGCGCCGCTGTCGCCCAGCGTACCGGGCTCGACATCGCGCTCGTCGGCTTCGCGGTGCTCGCTTGGTTCCAACTGCAGCAGTACACGTCGCCGCTGCTGGGCAACGGCAGCGGGCTCGGTATCGACCCCATGCTGACGGCCGCCGGCCCGCTGGGTGTGCTGGCCGGCGCCGTCGTCGCGTTGCGCCTCTTCCCGCTGCTGACACGCTTACTGGAGCGGGTGGCCGACCGTCGGCCGTGGTTCGCTGCGCAGTTGGCCGTCTGGCAGGCGGGGCGGCGTCCGCACGCCGGCCCTGTGCTGTTGCTGGCGCTCAGCGTCGCGGTAAGCACCCTGGCCTGGACACTCGCCGCGACGGTCGAGCGGTCCCAGGTCGACCAAGCCGACCAGGCCACGGGTGCCGATCTTCGGCTGAGCGCGGTTGCCGGGGCCCTACAGCCGCTGCAGGGTGACCAGATCGCGGCGCTGCCGGGCGTCGTCCGGGCGGTACCTGGCTGGCAGACGAGCGTGCGCATCGGCGAGCATGCCACCGTGACCTCGGTGGTGGCGGTCGACGCGGCGGCGTCTGGTGGCTTGCTGCGGCTGCGCGGGGACCTGGGTGACGTGCGCACCCTCTTGGCGGACGTGGCTGCGGCGGGCCAGCGGATGCCGGGTATCGACCTGCCGGTCGGCACGGTCACGCTAGGGGGCGCTGTTGATGTCACCGTTGCGGACAAGAAATGGGGCGATGATCCGCGCACGGCTACGGCTGTTTGGTTCACCGACGAACACGGCGTCTCGTACACGCGACGTTTGCAGGCGGGCAGAACAAGCAACGAATTCACCGTGTCTGTGCCCCCAGGTCTTGGTATGCGTTTGACCGGATTCTCGGTCGATGGGCCTGGCCTGCCGATCCGGACGCTGATCCGATGGACGCTGACCGGGCTGGCCGCGGTGAACGCCTCTGGTGAGGCTGTTCCGCTCAACCTCGATGCGCGCAGTGAGAAGTGGAGCATGCCTGCCGAGGACCCGGCATATACGGTGGCGACCTACGACGACAGGATCCAGGTCGACGCCTGGGTGGGCTCGATGACCTCGGCTTACTTCAACGGTGCCAAGCCCCGCTTCATGGTCACCCTGCGACGGCAGGCGCCGGAGAGGGTCACCGTGCCGGCGCTGGCCACGCCGGGGGCTCTTGCGGCGTTGCATACCCAGGCCGGACAGGCGCTGGATGTTCCGCTGTGGTTCGGTTCGGTGCGCATCCGCATCGTGGGTGTGGCGCAGGCGTTGCCCGGTCGGGCTGAGTCTTCTGCGCTGCTACTGGACATGCCGTCGCTCGGTGCCCACTTCCAGCGGACCGGCTTGCGGCCCCCCGATGTCGACGAGTGGTGGGTTGCCACGGATCCGGACCGGCATGCTCAGGCCGCCGCCGCGGCGGCGCTGCTACCGAGGGTTCGCATCACCGACCGCAGAGCGCTGGCGGCGCTGGCCGGCCAGAATCCGTTCGGCGTCGGCGGCCGGGTGGCGTTGTTCATCGCCGCGTTCGGTGCGATTGGCCTGGCACTGGTCGGTATCGCCGTCGACGTGCGGGCCACCGCCCGGCGTCGGGTGTCGGAGTCGGCGGTGCTGAGCACGCTCGGAGTAGGCCCAGGACTGCTGGCGCGCGCCCTGATGATCGAGCAGGCGTTCCTGGCCGGGCTGGGCGTGGTGGTCGGCCTGCTGGTGGGCCTGCTGGTCGCCCGGACGACCGGCCCACTGGTGATCCTCACTCCGAGCGCGAGCCGTCCGGTGCCGCCCGCGCTCACCACGACGGACTGGCTGCCCGTGCTGGGCACGGCCGCTGTGCTGCTCGCCCTCACCCTGGTGATGGCCGGGCTGGTGGCCACCACGATGCGGCAGCGGCTGGCCGCGGCCCAGCTGCGGATCGGAGCTGACCGGTGA
- a CDS encoding FtsX-like permease family protein yields the protein MKGWIARVRATAGPLALLGTLTLLAGILVVGAPRMANRLTDEGLRNDISQLGYTSRDLTFRGVKAVSDTWTAGKRLAEQQSEFDPALRDRVEQSWWAESTVLEESRVVGTGLPEGRFKDMVLFSLRTGSGWEDEVALVEGRFPKTGPGTRAPVEVVITEWNAAKLEQHVGSTFKFQGVVPVEVVGIVRPHDGNRTFWEPIPFALRAHLPNSDGDPFRAVVFSDEPGLAKLKDRVTITYDLRYRVDTAKLDVGGMPALIEAIVLARRQGLGGSLLTGLDSQLAEFADQARAGAALLAVVQVGALVTLAGLVLLAARVAVARRRAEFALLRARGGAIVTIGSYTLLESLLVIPAAVVGGLLGAVVPGRPALTWPILAVFTALAALAVPVMTMRTAYDASFSGERSDMAVARVGLKRRTAELSLLVLAGLGVWLLRERGLSGADGVDVYLAAVPALLAAGAAVAMVRLVPPVVGRLGRLSARGRGAVNFLGLSRAGRTAGAVIGPVAVLVVAVSTAVFSVAVAGTIDEGRDRSTDLHMAADMKVDGYYFDDKTQTELAAVPGVEAVTQYMADGASDLVVDQKRLGSVYALVLDGQAYARVLAASDVDITPPKVFTDAVPGSPVPALVSPGVAKQLGTDHGTVSLRGRNYDFRVAAVVDGFPPIANGASNFVVVPWQAVPAEAQQALNPNGFLLAGHPDPEQVRKVGDAGQERWASEGFRPRAYESVTEVTTWEQARAELDESSINAVVSFAYGIGAGAGVALALLAIAFAVVAGARGRGTVLSRLRTMGLSRGQGRRLLLVELMPVVTVAVLTGAVVGMAVPHLIAPALGLSTFTDGLTVGVTFDPLVIGASLALVLVGMLTALAVETLFNRRLRLGEVLRLGSFDAGES from the coding sequence GTGAAGGGTTGGATTGCCCGGGTACGGGCCACGGCCGGGCCGTTGGCGCTGCTCGGCACGCTGACCCTGCTGGCCGGGATCCTGGTGGTCGGCGCGCCCCGGATGGCGAACCGGCTGACCGACGAAGGGCTGCGCAACGACATCTCGCAATTGGGCTACACGTCCCGGGATCTGACTTTCCGCGGCGTCAAGGCGGTGAGCGACACCTGGACTGCGGGCAAGCGCCTGGCCGAGCAGCAGTCCGAGTTCGATCCGGCACTGCGCGACCGTGTCGAGCAGTCCTGGTGGGCCGAGAGCACAGTGCTGGAGGAGTCTCGCGTCGTCGGGACCGGCCTGCCGGAAGGCAGGTTCAAAGACATGGTCCTGTTCAGTCTACGGACCGGTAGCGGGTGGGAGGACGAGGTCGCGCTAGTCGAGGGCCGCTTCCCGAAGACCGGGCCGGGCACGCGCGCCCCCGTCGAAGTGGTGATCACCGAGTGGAACGCGGCGAAACTGGAGCAGCATGTCGGCAGCACGTTCAAGTTCCAGGGCGTGGTGCCGGTGGAGGTCGTCGGTATCGTCCGGCCGCACGACGGGAACCGCACGTTCTGGGAGCCGATCCCGTTCGCGCTGCGGGCCCATCTGCCCAACAGCGACGGCGACCCGTTCCGGGCGGTCGTCTTCTCCGATGAACCCGGCCTCGCCAAATTGAAAGACCGGGTCACGATCACTTACGACCTCCGGTATCGCGTGGACACCGCGAAGCTTGACGTCGGTGGGATGCCCGCATTGATTGAGGCAATCGTCCTGGCCCGGCGGCAGGGGCTGGGAGGCTCGCTGTTGACCGGCCTCGACTCCCAGCTGGCGGAGTTCGCCGACCAGGCCCGTGCGGGCGCGGCGCTGCTGGCCGTCGTGCAGGTGGGCGCGCTGGTCACGCTGGCCGGGCTGGTGCTGCTGGCGGCCCGGGTGGCCGTCGCCCGGCGGCGAGCCGAGTTCGCGCTGCTGCGGGCGCGGGGCGGGGCCATCGTCACCATCGGTTCGTACACCCTGCTCGAATCACTGCTGGTGATCCCCGCGGCGGTGGTCGGCGGGCTGCTCGGCGCGGTGGTGCCGGGGCGGCCCGCACTCACCTGGCCGATCCTGGCCGTGTTCACCGCGTTGGCGGCGCTGGCCGTGCCGGTGATGACCATGCGGACGGCGTACGACGCGTCGTTCTCGGGTGAGCGCTCGGACATGGCCGTGGCCCGGGTGGGCCTGAAGCGGCGGACCGCCGAGCTGAGCCTGCTGGTGCTGGCCGGGCTGGGCGTGTGGCTGCTGCGCGAACGCGGGCTCAGCGGCGCGGACGGCGTGGACGTCTATCTGGCCGCGGTGCCGGCGCTGCTGGCCGCCGGTGCGGCGGTGGCGATGGTGCGGCTGGTGCCGCCGGTGGTGGGCCGGCTGGGCCGGCTGTCCGCCCGTGGTCGCGGCGCGGTGAACTTCCTCGGCCTGTCCCGGGCGGGACGCACCGCCGGCGCGGTCATCGGGCCGGTCGCGGTGCTCGTCGTCGCGGTCAGCACGGCGGTGTTCAGCGTGGCGGTGGCGGGCACCATCGACGAGGGCCGCGACCGGTCCACCGACCTGCACATGGCCGCCGACATGAAGGTCGACGGCTACTACTTCGACGACAAGACCCAGACGGAACTGGCCGCGGTGCCCGGCGTCGAGGCGGTCACCCAGTACATGGCCGACGGGGCCAGCGACCTGGTGGTCGACCAGAAGCGGCTCGGCTCGGTGTACGCGCTGGTGCTCGACGGGCAGGCGTACGCGCGGGTGCTCGCCGCCTCGGATGTCGACATCACGCCACCGAAGGTGTTCACCGACGCCGTGCCCGGCTCGCCGGTGCCCGCGCTGGTCTCCCCGGGCGTCGCCAAGCAGCTGGGCACCGACCACGGCACCGTCTCGCTACGCGGCCGGAACTACGACTTCCGCGTCGCGGCGGTGGTGGACGGCTTCCCGCCGATCGCCAACGGCGCGTCGAACTTCGTCGTCGTGCCGTGGCAGGCCGTCCCGGCCGAGGCACAGCAGGCGCTCAACCCGAACGGGTTCCTGCTGGCCGGCCACCCCGACCCGGAGCAGGTGCGCAAGGTCGGCGACGCGGGCCAGGAGCGCTGGGCCAGCGAGGGCTTCCGGCCCCGCGCCTACGAGTCGGTCACCGAGGTGACGACCTGGGAGCAGGCCCGCGCGGAGCTGGACGAGTCGAGCATCAACGCGGTGGTCAGCTTCGCGTACGGCATCGGCGCGGGCGCCGGTGTGGCGCTGGCGCTGCTGGCCATCGCCTTCGCGGTGGTCGCCGGGGCGCGGGGTCGGGGCACGGTGCTGTCCCGGCTGCGGACGATGGGCCTGTCCCGGGGTCAGGGCCGCCGCCTGCTGCTGGTGGAGCTGATGCCGGTGGTGACCGTCGCGGTGCTGACCGGCGCGGTGGTGGGTATGGCGGTGCCGCATCTGATCGCTCCGGCGCTGGGCCTGTCGACGTTCACCGACGGTCTGACGGTGGGCGTCACGTTCGACCCGCTGGTCATCGGCGCCTCGTTGGCGCTGGTGCTGGTGGGCATGTTGACCGCGCTTGCGGTGGAGACCCTGTTCAACCGCCGGTTGCGCCTCGGTGAGGTGCTGCGGCTTGGTTCCTTCGACGCGGGAGAGAGCTGA
- a CDS encoding amino acid ABC transporter permease, with translation MDPLHTLWETFFDWQSMREALPEMLTVGLPNTLILAGCAAVLGSVLGLLLAVAGICRTRWLRWPARVYTDVFRGLPAAATILLIGVGLAPLGMQVWGSNPYPLGVLALSLIAAAYIGEIFRAGIQSVETSQLEGARALGFSWPEAMRLVIIPQGVRRVLPAWVNQLIALIKDSSLVYFLGLLASQRELFRIGQDYAANTGNQSALLLAGLFYLALTVPLTHAVNAIDRRLRHGRPATPVDDDEEPALAGAIVEGNRR, from the coding sequence ATGGATCCGCTGCATACCCTGTGGGAAACCTTCTTCGACTGGCAGTCCATGCGCGAGGCGCTACCCGAGATGCTCACCGTCGGGTTGCCCAACACGCTGATCCTGGCAGGGTGCGCCGCCGTGCTCGGCTCCGTGCTCGGGCTGCTGCTGGCGGTCGCCGGCATCTGCCGTACGCGATGGTTGCGGTGGCCGGCGCGCGTCTACACCGACGTGTTCCGCGGCCTGCCCGCGGCAGCGACGATCCTGCTGATCGGCGTCGGCCTGGCACCGCTCGGCATGCAGGTCTGGGGTTCGAATCCGTACCCGCTGGGCGTACTGGCGCTGTCGCTGATCGCGGCAGCCTACATCGGGGAGATCTTCCGCGCCGGCATCCAGTCGGTGGAGACCTCCCAACTCGAGGGCGCTCGAGCGCTGGGTTTCTCCTGGCCCGAGGCGATGCGGCTGGTCATCATCCCGCAGGGTGTACGGCGGGTACTGCCGGCCTGGGTCAACCAGCTCATCGCGCTGATCAAGGACTCCAGCCTGGTCTACTTCCTCGGCCTGCTCGCCAGCCAGCGGGAGTTGTTCCGGATCGGCCAGGACTACGCGGCCAACACCGGAAACCAATCGGCGCTGCTCCTGGCGGGCCTGTTCTACCTGGCGCTGACCGTGCCGCTGACCCACGCCGTCAACGCGATCGACCGTCGGCTGCGCCATGGGCGCCCAGCCACACCGGTGGACGACGACGAGGAACCCGCGCTCGCCGGCGCGATAGTCGAAGGGAACAGGCGATGA